From one Geoalkalibacter halelectricus genomic stretch:
- a CDS encoding MBL fold metallo-hydrolase: protein MRVCLIASGSKGNAVYLESRESRILIDAGLSARELTRRLALIGVEGADLDAILVSHEHGDHVRGVGPLSRRHGLPVHICPQTCRASPALGILPHLQEFDAGEIFSCRDLRVESFPLTHDAVQPVGYVIESRAGKVGIATDLGIATRLVRERLRGCRVLILEANHDETLLRDGPYPWHLKQRIRGNHGHLSNSACAELLGELLWEGLEAVFLAHLSETNNRAELALSAAQRVLDGQTICHPQLIVGRQDAPSLCVALT, encoded by the coding sequence TTGCGGGTCTGTCTGATTGCCAGCGGCAGCAAGGGAAACGCCGTCTATCTGGAGAGCCGGGAAAGCCGGATTCTGATCGATGCCGGCCTTTCCGCCCGTGAATTGACCCGACGCCTGGCGCTGATCGGCGTCGAAGGTGCGGATCTGGACGCTATCCTGGTTTCTCATGAGCACGGCGATCACGTGCGCGGGGTCGGACCCTTGTCACGCCGCCATGGCCTGCCGGTCCATATCTGCCCCCAAACCTGCCGGGCGAGCCCCGCCCTCGGTATTCTGCCCCATCTCCAAGAGTTCGATGCCGGTGAGATATTTTCCTGCCGGGATCTGCGGGTCGAGTCCTTCCCCCTGACCCATGATGCCGTTCAACCCGTCGGTTATGTGATCGAATCGCGCGCGGGCAAGGTCGGGATCGCCACGGATCTGGGAATCGCCACGCGCCTGGTGCGCGAACGTCTGCGCGGCTGCCGAGTGCTGATTCTCGAAGCCAATCACGATGAAACGCTGCTGCGCGACGGCCCCTATCCCTGGCATCTCAAGCAGCGCATTCGCGGCAACCACGGACATCTGTCCAACAGCGCCTGTGCCGAACTGCTGGGCGAACTTTTGTGGGAGGGCCTGGAGGCGGTGTTCCTTGCCCATCTGAGCGAAACCAACAATCGCGCGGAACTGGCCTTGAGCGCGGCGCAAAGGGTGCTCGACGGCCAGACTATCTGTCATCCCCAGTTGATCGTCGGTCGTCAGGATGCGCCGAGTCTGTGCGTGGCGCTGACTTGA
- the secG gene encoding preprotein translocase subunit SecG produces the protein MTTFLVFLHILVCFALIVIVLLQPGKGASIGASFGAGGANTVFGAAGAGSFLGKMTGAAAVIFMLTSLTLSYFSGRPDTTTIMPEVVAPTQQVIPTPDQPLPPGTVPTQDLPPAEPPAPVQN, from the coding sequence ATGACCACGTTTCTGGTTTTTCTGCACATTCTCGTATGTTTTGCCCTGATCGTCATTGTCCTGCTGCAACCCGGCAAAGGCGCCAGCATCGGGGCCTCCTTCGGGGCCGGGGGCGCCAACACCGTTTTCGGTGCCGCCGGCGCGGGGAGCTTTCTCGGCAAAATGACCGGTGCGGCCGCAGTTATCTTCATGTTGACCAGCCTGACCCTGTCCTACTTTTCGGGGCGCCCCGACACCACAACCATCATGCCTGAAGTTGTGGCTCCGACCCAGCAGGTGATTCCGACCCCTGATCAACCCCTGCCGCCGGGCACGGTACCGACCCAGGATCTTCCCCCCGCCGAACCACCTGCTCCGGTGCAGAATTAA
- a CDS encoding phosphoribosylformylglycinamidine synthase subunit PurQ, translated as MAKTVRAVVIAGNGTNCEREVAAACRMAGCDVADVIHIAELLAGRARLDDYHFLNLAGGFLDGDDLGSAKAGANRLLHARIQGSEEHLSDQLRRFIADGKLIMGVCNGFQLMVKMGLLPAVDGDYQAQSATLTFNDGGRFEDRWAYLKVDPASPCVFTRGLTGVYLPVRHGEGKFVPASDEVLSAMEQRNLCVLKYSDPAFEGPAFDYPLNPNGSIAAIAGVCDPSGRLFGLMPHPEAYVHRTHHPRWTREADLPEEGMGLWLYQNAVRFIRDHLL; from the coding sequence ATGGCAAAGACTGTTCGAGCCGTGGTCATTGCCGGCAACGGCACCAATTGCGAGCGCGAGGTCGCCGCTGCTTGCCGCATGGCCGGTTGCGACGTCGCCGACGTGATCCATATCGCCGAACTCCTCGCCGGGCGCGCGCGGCTGGATGATTACCACTTTCTCAACCTGGCCGGCGGGTTTCTCGACGGCGACGATCTCGGCAGCGCCAAGGCGGGCGCCAACCGTCTTCTGCACGCCCGTATTCAGGGCAGTGAAGAGCATCTGAGCGATCAGTTGCGCCGCTTCATCGCCGACGGCAAGCTGATCATGGGCGTCTGCAACGGCTTTCAGCTCATGGTCAAAATGGGCTTGCTGCCGGCCGTGGACGGCGATTATCAGGCGCAGAGCGCGACCCTGACCTTCAATGACGGCGGCCGTTTCGAGGATCGCTGGGCTTACCTCAAGGTCGATCCCGCTTCGCCTTGCGTTTTTACCCGGGGGCTCACCGGAGTTTACCTGCCGGTGCGCCACGGCGAGGGGAAATTCGTGCCCGCCTCCGACGAAGTGCTCAGCGCCATGGAGCAGCGCAATCTGTGCGTGTTGAAGTATTCAGACCCCGCCTTTGAGGGGCCGGCTTTCGATTATCCCCTCAATCCCAACGGCTCCATCGCCGCCATCGCCGGGGTCTGCGATCCCAGTGGCCGCTTGTTCGGCCTGATGCCTCACCCCGAGGCTTATGTGCACCGCACCCATCATCCCCGCTGGACCCGCGAGGCGGATCTGCCCGAGGAGGGCATGGGCCTGTGGCTTTATCAAAATGCTGTGCGCTTTATCCGCGACCACTTATTATGA
- a CDS encoding phosphoglycerate kinase, which produces MLRKMTIEDVDFRGKRVFCRVDFNVPLNDQRQIEDDTRITAALPTLRYILDHGGRLILASHLGRPKGKPEEKYSLAPVAPHLARLLGRPVAMAKDCVGPNVAALTREMNDGDVLLLENVRFHAGEEKNDPDFCKQLAELADIYVNDAFGTAHRAHASTEGVARLLQPAVAGFLMGKELEYLSGALADPKRPFVAIIGGAKVSDKISVIENLLNKVDTLIIGGGMAYTFLKAQGLEVGKSLVEEDRLELARSLMAQAKDKGVTLLLPEDHVIAREFKADAEHKICDNTDFEPGWMALDIGPATISGYESALRNAGTVVWNGPMGVFEFDAFSKGTFAVARALAASQATTIIGGGDSVSAVKKAELEDQMSHISTGGGASLELLEGKVLPGVAALTDK; this is translated from the coding sequence ATGTTACGCAAAATGACCATCGAGGATGTCGATTTTCGCGGCAAACGGGTATTTTGCCGCGTCGATTTCAATGTGCCCCTCAACGACCAACGTCAGATCGAGGACGATACCCGCATCACCGCGGCCCTGCCGACCCTGCGCTACATCCTCGACCACGGCGGCCGCCTGATTCTGGCCTCCCACCTCGGACGCCCGAAGGGCAAGCCCGAAGAAAAATACAGCCTGGCGCCCGTCGCCCCGCATCTCGCCCGGTTGCTGGGCCGGCCGGTGGCCATGGCCAAGGATTGCGTCGGTCCGAACGTCGCCGCCCTCACCCGGGAAATGAACGACGGTGACGTCTTGTTGCTCGAGAACGTGCGCTTTCACGCCGGGGAGGAGAAAAACGATCCGGATTTCTGCAAGCAGCTCGCCGAGTTGGCCGACATCTACGTCAACGACGCCTTCGGCACCGCCCATCGCGCCCACGCCTCCACCGAAGGGGTGGCGCGCCTGCTGCAGCCGGCCGTCGCCGGATTTCTCATGGGCAAGGAGCTTGAGTATCTCAGCGGCGCCCTGGCCGATCCCAAACGACCCTTTGTCGCCATCATCGGCGGTGCCAAGGTGAGCGACAAGATTTCGGTCATCGAAAATCTGCTCAACAAGGTCGACACCCTGATCATCGGCGGCGGCATGGCTTATACCTTCCTTAAGGCGCAAGGCCTCGAAGTCGGAAAATCCCTGGTGGAGGAAGATCGTCTGGAATTGGCCCGCTCCCTCATGGCCCAGGCCAAGGACAAGGGCGTGACCCTGCTGTTGCCCGAGGATCACGTCATCGCCCGCGAGTTCAAGGCCGACGCAGAGCATAAAATCTGTGACAATACCGATTTCGAGCCCGGCTGGATGGCCCTGGACATCGGTCCCGCGACCATCAGCGGCTATGAAAGCGCCCTGCGCAACGCGGGCACCGTGGTCTGGAACGGTCCCATGGGCGTGTTCGAGTTCGACGCCTTCTCCAAGGGCACCTTTGCCGTGGCCCGCGCCCTGGCCGCTTCCCAGGCCACCACCATCATCGGCGGCGGCGACTCGGTATCAGCGGTCAAGAAAGCGGAACTTGAGGACCAAATGAGCCACATATCCACCGGTGGGGGTGCGTCCCTGGAGTTGCTCGAAGGCAAGGTGCTGCCCGGCGTGGCGGCGTTGACGGATAAGTAA
- the map gene encoding type I methionyl aminopeptidase: MKLKSPEDIAQMRRAGLLLWQAHQVAAKMIATGTLTADIDRAVEETLIAGGGIPLFKGVPGKVPFPAATCISLNEEVVHGIPSQRTLREGDLVSLDIGVRLNGWCADAAVTYGVGEIGTEKRRLLRVTEECLARAIAALRPGVRWSKIALKMQKLAEGEGFSVVEELVGHAIGREMWEPPQVPNFFTRKMPDFKLRPGLVLAIEPMVNLGSKEVVLRPDHWTVATRDGKPSAHFEHTVALTEDGPMVLTCGPDGEGWGMG, from the coding sequence TTGAAGCTGAAAAGTCCTGAAGACATCGCGCAAATGCGCCGAGCCGGCCTGCTGTTGTGGCAGGCCCATCAGGTCGCCGCCAAAATGATTGCCACGGGAACCCTGACCGCTGATATCGACCGGGCCGTGGAAGAGACCTTGATCGCGGGGGGCGGGATTCCGCTGTTCAAGGGCGTCCCAGGCAAGGTGCCGTTTCCCGCGGCCACCTGTATTTCCCTCAACGAAGAGGTGGTCCACGGCATCCCCTCCCAGCGCACGCTGCGTGAGGGCGATCTGGTGAGCCTTGATATCGGGGTCAGGCTCAACGGTTGGTGCGCGGATGCCGCGGTGACTTACGGCGTCGGGGAAATCGGGACGGAGAAGCGGCGTTTGCTGCGCGTAACCGAAGAATGCCTGGCGCGGGCCATCGCGGCCCTGCGGCCCGGGGTGCGCTGGAGCAAGATCGCCCTGAAAATGCAGAAGCTCGCCGAGGGGGAGGGCTTTTCCGTGGTGGAGGAGTTGGTCGGGCATGCCATCGGCCGCGAAATGTGGGAACCGCCCCAGGTGCCCAATTTTTTTACCCGCAAGATGCCTGATTTCAAGTTGCGCCCCGGTTTGGTCCTGGCCATCGAACCGATGGTCAATTTGGGCAGCAAGGAGGTGGTCCTGCGCCCCGATCATTGGACCGTGGCCACGCGCGACGGCAAACCCAGTGCCCATTTCGAGCATACCGTGGCCCTGACGGAAGACGGGCCGATGGTATTGACCTGCGGGCCCGACGGCGAAGGCTGGGGGATGGGCTAG
- the gap gene encoding type I glyceraldehyde-3-phosphate dehydrogenase, with protein MAVKVAINGFGRIGRNVFRAAQNSREIEIVAVNDLTDPQTLAHLLKYDSVHGTFDAQVEAVENGLRVNGKTLHVYAEKDPAKLPWKDLGVKIVIEATGIFADHAGAQKHIDAGAAKVIITAPAKGPDVTLCMGINEQNYDPAKHHIISNASCTTNCLAPVAKVMDEAFGIEKGMMTTIHAYTNDQRILDLPHKDLRRARAAAMSMIPTTTGAAKAVSEVLPQLKGKLDGLAIRVPVPNVSLVDLVFTAKKNTTIEEVNAALKAAAEGPLKGILVYCDEPLVSRDFNGSSASSSVDALSTNVIEGNLVKVMSWYDNEWGYSCRVLDLAKLIAAK; from the coding sequence ATGGCAGTCAAGGTAGCAATCAATGGTTTTGGCCGCATCGGCCGCAATGTCTTTCGCGCCGCGCAGAACAGCCGGGAAATCGAAATCGTCGCCGTCAACGACCTGACCGACCCCCAAACCCTGGCCCATCTGCTGAAATACGACTCCGTTCACGGCACCTTCGACGCTCAGGTCGAAGCCGTCGAGAACGGGCTGCGGGTCAACGGCAAAACCCTGCATGTCTACGCGGAAAAAGATCCCGCGAAACTGCCCTGGAAGGATCTGGGCGTTAAAATCGTCATTGAAGCGACCGGGATCTTCGCCGACCATGCCGGAGCCCAGAAGCACATCGACGCCGGCGCCGCCAAAGTCATCATCACCGCCCCCGCCAAGGGCCCGGATGTCACCCTGTGCATGGGCATCAACGAGCAGAACTACGACCCGGCCAAGCATCACATCATCTCCAACGCCTCCTGCACCACCAACTGCCTGGCACCGGTGGCCAAGGTCATGGACGAGGCGTTCGGTATCGAAAAAGGCATGATGACCACCATCCATGCCTACACCAACGACCAGCGCATTCTCGATTTGCCGCACAAGGATCTGCGGCGCGCCCGCGCCGCGGCCATGTCCATGATCCCCACCACCACCGGGGCGGCCAAGGCGGTCAGCGAGGTTCTGCCGCAACTCAAGGGCAAGCTCGACGGTCTGGCCATCCGGGTTCCCGTACCCAACGTGTCCCTGGTCGATCTGGTCTTCACCGCCAAGAAGAACACCACCATCGAAGAGGTCAACGCCGCGCTCAAGGCCGCGGCCGAAGGACCCCTCAAGGGCATTCTGGTTTATTGCGACGAGCCCCTGGTATCGCGTGATTTCAACGGCAGCTCGGCCTCGTCGAGCGTCGACGCCCTCTCGACCAACGTCATCGAAGGCAATCTGGTCAAGGTCATGTCCTGGTACGACAACGAGTGGGGCTATTCCTGCCGCGTGCTGGATCTGGCCAAGCTGATCGCTGCAAAATAA
- the tpiA gene encoding triose-phosphate isomerase: MRKPVIAGNWKLHKTIPEALELIEALKKDLADKTDIDIVVAPVFTALAPTAQSLKGSPIALAAQNCYFENSGAFTGEVSPALLKDAGCSHVIVGHSERRQLFGETDELINHKIKAVLAEGLTPIFCIGETLEERESDAMMDVLKRQVTVGLNGLNEAQMLNVVVAYEPVWAIGTGKVASTDQAQEAHAFIRGLLAGLFSTSIAEQVRILYGGSVKPDNVDGLMAQTDIDGTLVGGASLKAADFIRIARFEKI; encoded by the coding sequence ATGCGCAAACCTGTTATTGCCGGCAACTGGAAGCTGCACAAGACCATTCCTGAGGCGCTCGAACTGATCGAGGCCCTGAAAAAGGATCTGGCGGATAAAACCGACATCGACATTGTGGTGGCCCCCGTTTTCACCGCCCTGGCGCCGACCGCCCAGTCCCTCAAGGGCTCTCCTATCGCCCTGGCCGCCCAGAACTGCTATTTCGAAAACAGCGGGGCGTTCACGGGGGAGGTTTCCCCCGCGCTGCTCAAGGATGCCGGCTGCTCCCATGTGATCGTCGGCCACTCGGAGCGCCGCCAACTGTTCGGCGAAACCGACGAACTGATCAATCACAAAATCAAGGCTGTTCTCGCCGAGGGACTGACTCCCATTTTCTGCATCGGAGAAACCCTTGAGGAACGCGAAAGCGACGCAATGATGGATGTCCTCAAGCGCCAGGTCACCGTCGGGCTCAACGGCCTCAACGAAGCTCAGATGCTCAATGTCGTCGTCGCCTACGAGCCGGTTTGGGCTATCGGCACCGGGAAGGTCGCAAGCACCGACCAGGCCCAGGAGGCCCATGCCTTTATCCGCGGCCTGCTTGCCGGCCTGTTCAGCACCTCCATCGCCGAGCAGGTACGCATCCTTTACGGCGGCAGCGTCAAGCCCGACAACGTCGACGGCCTCATGGCCCAGACCGATATCGACGGCACCCTGGTCGGGGGAGCCAGTCTCAAGGCCGCCGATTTCATCCGCATCGCCCGATTTGAAAAAATTTGA
- a CDS encoding phosphoribosylformylglycinamidine synthase subunit PurS, whose translation MPWRIIVGLKDGVRDARGERVRREISRHLQIELESVRTIDVYTVDAQLSDAEVEAAARGPFCDPVIQEVAVNRPLAHDFDMLIEVGFRPGVTDNVGRTAREAIQYLTGRKFAEGEGVYTSVQYLLKGSIDKVAAERIAHDFLGNALIQRWTILSRDEFDPRRGVPVTVPKVVSTAHPEVREIDLNVSDEELLRISKDGMLALNLEEMKAIQAYVADPEVRARRAQVGLGDKLTDAELEALAQTWSEHCKHKIFAARIEYEDGEGGRETIDSLFRNFIAETTREVRENLGDQDFCLSVFKDNAGVIRFNDDWSIAFKVETHNSPSALDPYGGALTGIVGVNRDAFGTGMGARLLFNTDVFCFASPFYDQPLPPRLLHPRRIFEGVVEGVEHGGNKSGIPTVNGSIVFDERFAGKPLVYCGTGSIMPATLHGKPCHEKKALVGDRIVMVGGRIGKDGIHGATFSSEELHEGSPATAVQIGDPITQRRMFDFLLVARDRGLYNSITDNGAGGLSSSVGEMSEDTGGFELHLDRAPLKYAGLQPWEILISEAQERMTLAVPPDKIQAFLQLAAEMDVEASDLGQFTSSGYFHCLYQGRTVTYLDMNFVHKGVPQLVLPARWQAPQARGLKEPVLAEPRDLGATLKSLLQRLNICSKESVVRRYDHEVQAGTVVKPLTGVVDDGPSDAAVVRPLSESFEGIVVSHGICPRYSDIDTYHMMACAIDEALRNYVAVGGDIAHVAGLDNFCWCDPVESEKTPDGAYKAAQLVRANKALRDYCVAFGVPLISGKDSMKNDYMIGDRKISIPPTVLFSVMGRMDDVRRAVTMDVKRPGDLVYLLGITRDELGASEYYALRGAIGCNVPRVDAPYALKLFQVVNRAQKQGVLASCHDLSDGGLGVALAETAFAGGLGLKVDLRQVKSEGALRADQLLFSETPSRFVVTVPAQHQAQFEEIFADVHVSALGRVCSEPELRITGMQGEVLMRCNIDELKAAWQAPLKEM comes from the coding sequence ATGCCCTGGAGAATCATTGTCGGGTTGAAAGACGGCGTCCGCGACGCCCGCGGCGAGCGGGTGCGGCGTGAGATCAGCCGGCATTTGCAGATCGAGCTGGAAAGCGTGCGTACCATCGACGTCTACACCGTCGATGCCCAATTGAGCGACGCGGAGGTAGAAGCCGCCGCCAGGGGCCCTTTTTGCGATCCGGTGATTCAGGAGGTCGCCGTCAACCGGCCGCTGGCGCATGATTTCGACATGCTCATCGAGGTGGGTTTTCGGCCCGGCGTCACGGACAACGTCGGTCGTACCGCCCGCGAGGCGATTCAATACCTGACCGGGCGCAAGTTCGCCGAGGGCGAGGGGGTCTACACCTCGGTGCAATATCTGCTCAAAGGGTCCATCGACAAGGTCGCCGCCGAGCGCATCGCGCACGATTTTCTCGGCAATGCCCTGATCCAGCGCTGGACCATTTTGTCGCGGGACGAATTCGATCCGCGGCGCGGCGTGCCGGTGACGGTGCCCAAGGTGGTCAGCACTGCACACCCCGAGGTGCGCGAAATCGATCTCAATGTCAGCGATGAGGAGCTGCTGCGGATCAGCAAGGACGGCATGCTGGCCCTCAACCTTGAGGAGATGAAGGCCATTCAAGCCTATGTGGCCGACCCCGAGGTGAGAGCCCGCCGTGCGCAAGTCGGACTTGGCGACAAGCTCACCGATGCCGAACTCGAGGCCCTGGCCCAGACCTGGAGCGAGCACTGCAAGCATAAGATTTTCGCGGCCCGCATCGAATACGAGGACGGCGAGGGGGGGCGCGAAACCATCGATTCGCTGTTTCGCAACTTCATCGCCGAGACGACCCGCGAGGTGCGGGAGAACCTCGGCGACCAGGATTTCTGCTTGTCGGTATTCAAGGACAATGCCGGCGTGATCCGCTTCAACGACGACTGGAGCATCGCCTTTAAGGTCGAAACCCACAATTCGCCCAGCGCCCTGGATCCCTACGGCGGGGCGCTGACCGGCATCGTCGGCGTCAATCGCGACGCCTTCGGCACCGGTATGGGCGCCCGTCTGCTTTTCAACACCGATGTGTTCTGTTTTGCCTCGCCCTTTTACGACCAACCCCTGCCGCCGCGCCTGCTGCATCCGCGGCGGATTTTCGAGGGCGTGGTCGAAGGGGTCGAGCACGGCGGCAACAAAAGCGGTATTCCCACCGTCAACGGCTCCATCGTCTTCGACGAGCGCTTTGCCGGCAAGCCCCTGGTGTACTGCGGCACCGGCTCGATCATGCCGGCCACCCTGCATGGCAAGCCCTGCCACGAGAAAAAGGCCCTGGTCGGCGACCGCATCGTCATGGTCGGCGGGCGCATCGGCAAGGACGGCATTCACGGCGCCACCTTCTCCTCCGAGGAACTGCACGAAGGATCTCCGGCGACGGCGGTGCAGATCGGCGACCCTATCACCCAGCGCCGCATGTTCGACTTTTTGCTGGTGGCACGGGATCGCGGTCTCTACAATTCCATCACCGACAACGGCGCCGGCGGCCTCTCGTCGTCCGTCGGCGAAATGTCCGAGGATACGGGCGGTTTTGAGTTGCACCTGGATCGCGCGCCGCTCAAATACGCCGGCCTTCAGCCCTGGGAGATTCTCATTTCCGAAGCCCAGGAGCGCATGACCTTGGCGGTGCCGCCGGACAAAATCCAGGCATTTTTGCAGCTTGCCGCCGAAATGGACGTCGAGGCCAGCGATCTGGGCCAATTCACCTCCTCCGGTTATTTCCACTGCCTTTATCAGGGGCGCACTGTTACCTACCTGGATATGAATTTTGTGCACAAGGGCGTGCCGCAATTGGTGCTGCCCGCCCGCTGGCAGGCTCCCCAGGCCCGTGGCCTCAAGGAGCCGGTCCTCGCCGAGCCTCGGGATCTGGGCGCAACCCTCAAGAGCCTGTTGCAGCGCCTCAATATCTGCTCCAAGGAGAGCGTGGTGCGCCGCTACGACCACGAGGTTCAGGCGGGCACGGTGGTCAAGCCCCTGACCGGAGTGGTCGATGACGGTCCTTCGGATGCCGCCGTGGTGCGCCCCCTGAGCGAGAGCTTCGAGGGCATTGTGGTTTCCCACGGCATTTGTCCGCGTTACAGCGATATCGACACCTACCACATGATGGCCTGCGCTATCGACGAGGCGCTGCGCAATTATGTGGCGGTCGGCGGCGACATCGCTCATGTGGCGGGGCTGGATAATTTCTGCTGGTGCGACCCGGTGGAGAGCGAGAAAACCCCCGACGGCGCCTATAAGGCAGCGCAGCTGGTGCGCGCCAATAAGGCGTTGCGCGATTACTGCGTGGCCTTCGGCGTGCCGCTGATCTCCGGCAAGGACTCCATGAAGAACGACTACATGATCGGGGATCGCAAAATTTCCATTCCTCCGACCGTGCTGTTCTCCGTCATGGGGCGGATGGACGATGTGCGTCGCGCGGTCACCATGGACGTCAAACGTCCCGGCGATCTGGTGTACCTGCTCGGCATTACCCGCGATGAGCTTGGGGCCTCTGAATATTATGCTCTGCGGGGTGCGATAGGCTGCAACGTGCCGCGGGTCGATGCGCCTTATGCGCTCAAGCTGTTTCAGGTCGTCAACCGCGCTCAGAAACAAGGGGTGCTGGCCTCCTGTCACGATCTCTCCGATGGCGGTCTCGGCGTGGCCCTGGCGGAAACCGCCTTTGCCGGCGGGTTGGGTCTGAAGGTCGATCTGCGCCAAGTCAAATCCGAGGGAGCCTTGCGCGCCGATCAACTGCTCTTCAGCGAAACCCCGAGCCGCTTTGTGGTGACGGTCCCTGCGCAGCACCAGGCCCAATTCGAGGAGATCTTCGCGGATGTCCACGTGTCGGCCCTGGGCAGGGTATGCTCCGAGCCCGAACTGCGCATCACCGGTATGCAGGGCGAGGTACTCATGCGTTGCAACATTGACGAACTCAAGGCGGCCTGGCAGGCGCCCCTGAAGGAGATGTAA
- the purB gene encoding adenylosuccinate lyase translates to MIPRYTRPEMARIWEPENRFRIWLEIETLACEAQADLGVIPKEAVKVIREKGNFDIARIDEIEAEVKHDVIAFLTSVAEYVGPEARFIHQGMTSSDVLDTCLSVQLVQAADELLADLDMVLDSIRMRALEHKDTVCMGRSHGIHAEPVTFGLKLATWYAEMKRNRIRLEAARENIATGAISGAVGTFANINPKVEEYVCRQLGLKPEPVSTQVIPRDRHAEYFCTLAIIASSLERIAVEVRHLQRTEVLEAEEFFSKGQKGSSAMPHKRNPILSENLTGLARLVRGYCIPALENVALWHERDISHSSVERNIAPDATVTLDFALRRLNGLIKNLVVYPANMLKNLNQMKGLVFSQKILLDLTQAGVSREDAYRLVQHNAMKVWEQGKDFQEELLADPEVVGALGEAKIRESFDLSYHLKHVDTIFQRVFEG, encoded by the coding sequence ATGATCCCACGCTATACCCGCCCCGAAATGGCCCGCATCTGGGAACCGGAGAACCGCTTTCGCATCTGGCTTGAAATCGAGACCCTGGCCTGCGAGGCCCAGGCGGACCTCGGAGTCATTCCCAAGGAGGCGGTGAAGGTTATCCGCGAGAAGGGCAATTTCGATATCGCGCGCATCGATGAGATCGAGGCCGAGGTCAAGCACGACGTCATCGCCTTTTTGACTTCTGTGGCCGAGTACGTGGGCCCCGAGGCGCGCTTCATTCACCAGGGCATGACCAGCTCCGACGTGCTTGACACCTGCCTGTCGGTGCAACTGGTGCAGGCGGCCGACGAACTTCTCGCCGATCTGGACATGGTGCTGGATTCCATCCGCATGCGCGCCCTGGAACACAAGGATACGGTGTGCATGGGCCGCTCCCACGGTATTCATGCCGAGCCGGTGACTTTCGGCCTCAAACTGGCGACCTGGTACGCCGAAATGAAGCGCAACCGCATCCGCCTTGAAGCCGCGCGCGAGAATATTGCCACCGGCGCCATCTCCGGGGCGGTGGGCACCTTCGCCAATATCAATCCGAAGGTCGAGGAATATGTCTGCCGGCAGCTGGGGCTCAAGCCCGAGCCGGTTTCGACCCAGGTTATCCCGCGCGACCGGCACGCCGAATATTTCTGCACTTTGGCGATCATCGCCTCGTCCCTGGAGCGCATCGCCGTCGAGGTGCGCCACCTGCAGCGCACCGAAGTGCTGGAGGCCGAGGAATTCTTCAGCAAGGGTCAAAAGGGCTCCTCGGCCATGCCGCACAAGCGCAACCCCATTCTCAGCGAAAATCTCACCGGTCTGGCCCGTCTGGTGCGCGGCTACTGTATTCCGGCGCTGGAAAATGTCGCTTTGTGGCACGAGCGCGATATCTCTCATTCTTCCGTCGAGCGCAATATCGCCCCCGACGCCACGGTGACCCTGGATTTCGCCCTGCGGCGGCTCAACGGCCTGATCAAGAATCTGGTGGTCTATCCGGCGAATATGCTCAAAAACCTCAACCAGATGAAGGGCTTGGTCTTTTCTCAGAAGATTCTGCTCGACCTGACCCAGGCCGGCGTATCACGCGAGGATGCCTATCGCCTGGTGCAGCACAACGCCATGAAGGTCTGGGAGCAGGGCAAGGATTTTCAGGAAGAGTTGCTTGCCGACCCGGAAGTGGTCGGGGCGCTGGGAGAGGCCAAGATCCGCGAATCCTTTGATTTGAGCTACCACCTCAAGCACGTCGACACCATTTTCCAGCGCGTGTTCGAGGGGTAG